The Marinilongibacter aquaticus genome has a window encoding:
- a CDS encoding serine hydrolase domain-containing protein: MRLVGLAILVIWMAACSSEKLEVVDQKKLALQEAHRIDSLRLAIGADRKAAELKELILSKAKHGFNGNALVAQSGIVLLDTAIGMASFEDKIPLDRHSSFQLASISKTFTAVSILQLVEKGKLSLDLTVQEYFPEFPYPGVTIRSLLSHRSGLPYYEYNFEQKARGEHVFPDNQLLMQWFALADPKLKAFNLPDHYFSYNNTNFAILAAIVEKVTNEDFGHYLKKHIFQPLGMEESFVARGLNESSLHRTYGYQRGRRVPFDTFDNILGDKGVFSSTHDLFKWYQALATGKVVSRDLLKEAFTPRSFEHPGLRNYGYGFRLWVNEKQKTDYIYHTGWWKGYNTIFFFDPKEDFLIVLLSNKYNRSVYNIRNIIEVLHSDERSTSVEENILDD; encoded by the coding sequence ATGCGTTTAGTGGGATTGGCCATTTTGGTAATATGGATGGCTGCGTGCAGTTCGGAAAAATTAGAAGTGGTCGATCAGAAGAAATTGGCTTTGCAAGAAGCCCACCGCATAGATTCTTTGCGGTTGGCTATCGGTGCGGATAGAAAAGCCGCAGAATTGAAAGAGCTGATCCTGTCCAAAGCCAAGCACGGTTTCAATGGCAACGCATTGGTGGCCCAAAGTGGCATCGTGCTTTTGGATACTGCGATCGGAATGGCCAGTTTTGAAGATAAAATCCCTTTGGACAGGCATTCTTCTTTTCAGTTGGCTTCTATTTCCAAGACTTTTACTGCGGTGTCCATCCTGCAATTGGTTGAAAAGGGAAAGCTAAGTTTAGACCTTACCGTGCAGGAGTATTTTCCTGAATTTCCGTATCCTGGAGTGACCATTCGGAGCCTGTTGAGCCACCGTTCTGGCTTGCCGTATTACGAATACAATTTTGAGCAAAAGGCAAGGGGAGAGCATGTTTTTCCGGATAATCAATTGCTGATGCAGTGGTTTGCCCTCGCCGACCCCAAACTGAAGGCTTTCAATTTGCCAGATCATTACTTTTCGTACAACAATACAAATTTTGCCATATTGGCGGCGATTGTCGAAAAGGTGACCAATGAAGATTTCGGGCATTATCTGAAAAAACATATTTTCCAGCCGCTTGGCATGGAAGAGTCTTTCGTGGCCAGGGGTTTGAACGAATCTTCTTTGCACAGAACTTACGGTTACCAGCGGGGCCGTCGCGTGCCTTTTGACACTTTCGATAACATTTTGGGCGATAAGGGCGTGTTTTCGAGTACGCACGATCTGTTCAAATGGTATCAAGCTTTGGCTACGGGCAAAGTGGTAAGCCGCGATTTATTGAAAGAGGCTTTTACGCCCAGAAGTTTCGAACATCCGGGTTTACGAAATTACGGATACGGGTTTCGTTTGTGGGTGAATGAAAAACAGAAAACCGACTATATCTACCATACGGGATGGTGGAAGGGCTACAATACCATTTTCTTTTTTGACCCCAAAGAAGACTTCCTGATCGTATTGCTGAGCAACAAGTACAACCGCTCGGTGTACAACATTCGCAACATAATCGAGGTGTTGCATTCGGATGAGAGGTCGACAAGCGTGGAGGAAAATATCCTTGACGATTGA
- a CDS encoding tagaturonate reductase encodes MTLSESTHPRTHQFPERVLQFGTGVLLRGLCDFVIDKANKNGFFRGSIVVVKSMGTNIDAFVNQDHLYTCCVRGIEKAEVVHKNVVVSAISRVLTAENQWEEILKTAENENIDLVISNTTEVGLEYETESFEDGSSPKTYPGKLVAWLKRRFDAGKPGVIVVPTELLVDNGQILKSVVMKHIKEHKMDEAFTAWVKDENKFCSSLVDRIVPGKPKDDELKELYHELGYEDGLLIKAEAYKLWAIEGDDEIEERLSFADGDPGVIIQKKITQYRELKLRMLNAPHIMMSGICYLSGFETVKDAMADPMMDKYITILMLTEMAPSVDPKIHSKVVQRYGRDIIDRFRNPYLDHKWLSITFQYTAKIKMRAIPLLMSYYDIFESVPHYFARGMAAYIFFMKATKEQDGKYYGENEGTAYLINDDQAAWFYEVWQSNDVKEIVHRTLSNEEFWEIDLTHLTGFEEAVATHLGNMMLIGVREVVSTLNVYA; translated from the coding sequence ATGACCCTTTCTGAATCAACCCACCCTAGAACACATCAATTTCCCGAACGCGTACTTCAATTTGGCACTGGTGTTCTGCTGCGTGGCCTCTGCGATTTTGTGATCGACAAAGCAAACAAAAATGGCTTTTTCCGAGGGAGCATTGTGGTGGTAAAATCCATGGGCACAAATATCGATGCATTTGTAAATCAAGACCACTTGTACACCTGCTGTGTTCGTGGGATTGAAAAGGCCGAAGTGGTGCACAAAAACGTGGTGGTTTCCGCAATTAGCCGTGTGCTCACGGCCGAAAACCAATGGGAAGAAATATTGAAAACCGCGGAGAATGAAAATATCGATTTGGTGATCAGCAACACCACAGAAGTTGGACTGGAATACGAAACCGAATCATTTGAAGACGGCAGCAGCCCCAAAACCTACCCGGGCAAGTTGGTGGCCTGGTTGAAAAGAAGATTTGACGCTGGCAAGCCTGGCGTGATCGTTGTCCCCACCGAACTCTTGGTCGACAACGGCCAGATTTTGAAGAGTGTGGTGATGAAGCACATCAAAGAGCATAAAATGGACGAGGCCTTTACCGCTTGGGTAAAAGACGAGAACAAGTTTTGCAGCTCGCTTGTCGACCGTATCGTGCCCGGCAAACCTAAAGACGACGAACTGAAAGAGCTTTACCACGAACTCGGCTACGAAGACGGGCTGCTTATTAAGGCTGAAGCCTATAAATTGTGGGCCATTGAAGGCGACGACGAAATTGAAGAAAGACTTTCTTTTGCGGACGGAGATCCGGGTGTGATCATCCAAAAGAAAATTACACAATACCGCGAGTTGAAACTCAGAATGCTGAATGCCCCGCACATCATGATGTCGGGCATTTGTTACCTTTCTGGTTTCGAAACCGTGAAGGATGCCATGGCCGACCCCATGATGGACAAATACATCACCATTTTGATGCTTACGGAAATGGCCCCATCGGTTGATCCGAAGATCCATTCGAAAGTCGTTCAACGTTACGGCAGAGACATTATCGACCGTTTCAGAAACCCTTATCTCGACCACAAATGGTTGAGCATTACTTTCCAATACACGGCCAAGATAAAAATGCGGGCGATACCTCTTTTAATGAGCTATTACGATATTTTCGAAAGCGTACCCCACTATTTTGCCCGTGGAATGGCCGCCTACATCTTTTTCATGAAAGCCACAAAAGAGCAAGACGGAAAATATTACGGCGAAAACGAGGGCACAGCATACCTGATCAACGACGACCAAGCCGCCTGGTTTTATGAAGTGTGGCAAAGTAACGACGTCAAAGAAATTGTACACCGCACCCTGAGCAACGAAGAGTTCTGGGAAATTGACCTCACCCACCTGACTGGCTTCGAAGAAGCTGTGGCCACGCATCTGGGCAACATGATGCTCATCGGTGTTCGCGAAGTGGTATCCACATTGAATGTATACGCCTAA
- a CDS encoding response regulator transcription factor, with protein sequence MNKKLRILLAEDDPNLGLLLQEYLTAKSYEVELAKDGNEGLDIFLSADKFDMCILDVMMPKKDGFSLAKEIRLKDALVPIIFLTAKSMKEDTIQGFKSGADDYMTKPFSMEELLMRMAAIFRRVNQDETEEQPTEFKIGEYTFDSSTQQLQLNGNCQKLTTKESELLKLFCQNLNKPVSRSLALKLIWGDDSYFNARSMDVYITKLRKHLKEDEHLQILNLHGEGFKLIHS encoded by the coding sequence ATGAACAAAAAATTACGCATTCTGCTCGCCGAAGACGACCCGAATCTGGGATTGCTTTTGCAGGAATACCTGACTGCGAAATCGTATGAAGTAGAATTGGCCAAAGATGGGAACGAAGGCTTGGATATTTTTCTTTCGGCAGACAAATTCGACATGTGTATTCTCGATGTGATGATGCCCAAAAAGGACGGTTTTTCTTTGGCCAAGGAGATTCGGCTTAAAGACGCTTTGGTGCCCATAATATTTCTTACGGCCAAATCAATGAAAGAGGATACCATCCAAGGGTTTAAGTCGGGTGCCGACGATTACATGACCAAGCCCTTCAGCATGGAGGAGTTGCTGATGCGAATGGCGGCGATTTTTCGTCGTGTCAACCAGGATGAGACCGAAGAACAGCCCACCGAATTCAAGATTGGGGAGTATACATTCGATTCGTCGACCCAGCAATTGCAGTTGAATGGCAATTGTCAGAAATTAACGACCAAAGAGTCGGAACTGTTGAAGCTTTTTTGCCAAAACTTGAATAAGCCCGTGAGCCGGAGTTTGGCTCTGAAGCTCATTTGGGGCGACGACAGCTATTTCAATGCCCGCTCAATGGATGTGTATATCACGAAATTGCGAAAGCATTTGAAAGAAGATGAGCATTTGCAGATTTTAAATTTGCACGGCGAAGGTTTTAAGCTGATCCACAGTTGA
- a CDS encoding rod shape-determining protein, protein MAGFFSFLTSDIAIDLGTANTLIIHNDKIVVDEPSIIALDKVSGKVLAIGHKAMQMHEKTNENIKTIRPLKDGVIADFTAAELMIRGLIKMIKTNRSWFFSPSHRMVICIPSGITEVEKRAVKDSAEHAGAKEVYMVHEPIAAAIGIGINIEQPNGSMIVDIGGGTTEIAVIALSGIVCEASVRIAGDLFTRDIVDYMRREHNLLIGERSAESIKIQVGAALPDLDDAPADIEIRGRDLMTGIPKEIKVTYSEIAYALDKSISKIEEAIMRALEMSPPELSSDIYENGIFLTGGGALLHGLDKRLEIKTKLPIHVAEDPLKAVVRGTGEVLKNLEKFQAVLVN, encoded by the coding sequence ATGGCAGGATTCTTTAGCTTTCTGACAAGCGACATCGCAATTGATCTTGGTACAGCCAATACCTTGATCATTCACAACGACAAAATTGTAGTAGACGAACCTTCGATTATTGCCTTGGATAAGGTGTCGGGAAAAGTCTTAGCCATTGGTCATAAGGCCATGCAGATGCATGAAAAAACCAACGAAAACATCAAGACCATCCGTCCATTGAAAGACGGTGTGATTGCGGACTTTACCGCTGCGGAATTGATGATCAGAGGTTTGATAAAAATGATCAAAACCAACCGAAGCTGGTTTTTCTCGCCTTCGCACCGCATGGTGATCTGTATTCCTTCTGGAATTACCGAAGTGGAAAAACGTGCGGTGAAGGATTCGGCAGAACATGCAGGAGCCAAAGAAGTGTACATGGTGCACGAGCCAATCGCTGCGGCTATCGGGATAGGAATAAACATTGAACAGCCGAATGGTTCGATGATTGTCGATATCGGAGGGGGGACCACCGAGATCGCCGTCATTGCTCTGTCAGGAATAGTGTGCGAAGCTTCTGTGCGAATTGCTGGTGATTTGTTCACACGGGATATTGTCGATTACATGCGTCGTGAGCACAACCTGCTGATTGGTGAGCGTTCGGCCGAGTCGATTAAAATTCAAGTCGGTGCTGCTTTGCCCGACCTTGATGACGCTCCTGCGGATATCGAAATCCGTGGCCGCGATTTGATGACCGGTATTCCGAAAGAAATTAAAGTAACGTACAGTGAAATCGCCTATGCCTTGGACAAGTCGATTTCAAAAATCGAAGAAGCGATAATGCGTGCTCTTGAAATGTCGCCGCCCGAACTTTCTTCGGATATCTACGAAAACGGAATTTTCCTTACTGGAGGTGGAGCACTTTTGCACGGTCTGGATAAGCGTTTGGAGATCAAAACGAAGTTGCCAATTCATGTGGCCGAAGATCCACTTAAAGCCGTTGTTCGCGGTACGGGCGAAGTGTTGAAAAACCTTGAGAAGTTTCAGGCGGTATTGGTGAATTGA
- a CDS encoding sensor histidine kinase has translation MRNFRYIIALMTVAFLTLIAFQWYWIENAISVKREQFDRKVQEALSQTVKKIEKQEVIFLAKKRLKEQENRTLASLAEQPKTKTVVKKVRRKVPKKKEPPQEDFRQALASNVRRGLYAFDSSASDKVRVRDVAGLQGFEMPAGNVDFHAGEERRMPDNRLQFFKEMMREQNRMMQQFGQRAGDLMAQDREIQEIFEMLDNELAFVAGPNGTLVIPGEDLIGGNVTIQLNVQSVEPPQNIRPHFSYGDSLPYRPEAPLVRGFSKVIPSQQPVARAFRSKDSVKNVRQNEVAKARNVSKRPPKPKQEEEYEWVEVEEEVPVEEVNKQNKVALIKDVFTDFMQGERNIYDRLNREMVDTLLAQELKSQGVGIPFEYGVKDKSNIVFASYGLNSDPGLIGKAYNVRLFPNDSQIHNQWLYVYFPEKDNFILSNMWTVFGSSIFLILMIGGIFYTSVRTMLRQKKLSIIKNDFINNMTHEFKTPISTISLAVEVLKDRSISRDPEKYLNIIRDENKRLGSQVEKVLQMAVLDKGEMNLNFKTVNLHEVIEQLSQNLGVQIENKGGHLSLDLEAENANIEADEVHLTNIVYNLIDNAIKYTPEDPCIEIATRNIASGVELSVSDNGRGMSKEQLNHIFEKFYRVSTGNVHDVKGFGLGLSYVKKMVYLHRGEIDVRSRLGEGTTFVLRFNHEQNG, from the coding sequence ATGAGGAATTTTAGATACATAATCGCCTTGATGACGGTGGCCTTCCTTACGCTGATTGCCTTTCAGTGGTATTGGATAGAGAATGCGATCTCTGTGAAACGAGAACAGTTTGATCGTAAAGTGCAGGAGGCTCTGAGCCAGACCGTCAAGAAAATAGAAAAGCAAGAAGTGATTTTCTTGGCTAAGAAGAGGCTCAAAGAGCAGGAAAACAGAACCTTGGCTTCTTTGGCCGAGCAGCCAAAAACCAAAACGGTTGTGAAGAAAGTGCGACGGAAGGTGCCAAAGAAAAAGGAGCCGCCGCAAGAAGACTTCAGGCAAGCTTTGGCCTCAAATGTGCGAAGGGGTTTGTATGCCTTCGACTCTTCAGCAAGCGACAAGGTGAGGGTCCGCGATGTGGCCGGGCTGCAAGGGTTCGAAATGCCGGCAGGAAATGTCGATTTCCATGCGGGCGAAGAGCGTCGGATGCCCGATAACCGCCTTCAGTTTTTCAAAGAAATGATGCGGGAGCAAAACCGCATGATGCAGCAGTTTGGTCAAAGGGCAGGGGATTTGATGGCCCAAGACCGCGAAATTCAGGAGATATTCGAGATGCTCGACAATGAGCTGGCTTTTGTGGCTGGCCCCAATGGCACATTGGTCATTCCGGGCGAAGATTTGATTGGCGGCAATGTGACCATCCAATTGAATGTGCAGAGTGTCGAACCGCCGCAAAACATCAGGCCGCATTTTAGCTATGGCGATTCTTTGCCTTATAGGCCAGAAGCTCCGCTTGTGCGGGGTTTCTCGAAGGTTATTCCGTCGCAGCAGCCCGTGGCTCGTGCATTTCGGTCGAAGGATAGCGTGAAAAATGTGAGGCAGAATGAGGTGGCCAAGGCGAGGAATGTGTCGAAAAGGCCGCCGAAGCCAAAACAAGAAGAAGAGTACGAATGGGTTGAAGTGGAAGAAGAGGTGCCCGTGGAAGAGGTGAACAAGCAAAATAAGGTGGCTTTGATAAAGGATGTCTTCACCGATTTCATGCAAGGCGAAAGGAATATTTATGACCGTTTGAACCGCGAAATGGTGGATACGCTCTTGGCTCAGGAATTGAAAAGCCAGGGTGTGGGCATCCCGTTTGAATACGGTGTGAAAGACAAGAGCAATATTGTGTTTGCAAGCTATGGGCTGAATTCAGATCCCGGGTTGATCGGCAAAGCGTACAATGTGCGTCTTTTTCCCAACGACAGCCAGATTCACAACCAATGGCTTTATGTGTACTTTCCCGAAAAAGACAACTTTATACTTTCCAATATGTGGACGGTCTTCGGAAGTTCAATCTTTTTGATTCTGATGATCGGAGGCATTTTTTACACTTCGGTACGCACCATGTTGAGGCAAAAGAAATTGTCGATTATCAAAAACGATTTCATCAACAACATGACGCATGAATTCAAAACGCCGATTTCGACTATCTCTTTGGCTGTTGAGGTGCTGAAGGACAGGAGCATCAGTCGTGATCCGGAGAAATATTTGAATATCATACGAGACGAAAACAAAAGACTCGGCTCGCAAGTGGAAAAGGTATTGCAAATGGCGGTTTTAGATAAAGGAGAAATGAACCTGAATTTCAAAACTGTGAATTTGCATGAAGTAATTGAGCAATTAAGCCAAAACCTTGGCGTTCAAATTGAAAATAAGGGCGGCCATTTGTCTTTGGATTTGGAAGCCGAAAACGCCAATATCGAAGCCGATGAGGTGCATTTGACCAATATTGTGTACAACTTAATCGACAATGCGATAAAGTACACACCCGAAGATCCGTGCATCGAGATTGCTACGCGAAATATAGCTTCGGGAGTAGAATTGAGCGTGAGCGACAATGGTCGTGGCATGAGCAAAGAGCAATTGAACCATATTTTTGAGAAGTTCTATCGCGTGTCCACGGGCAATGTGCACGACGTGAAGGGCTTTGGGCTAGGTTTGAGCTACGTGAAGAAAATGGTTTACCTTCATCGGGGCGAAATAGATGTGAGAAGTAGGCTGGGCGAGGGCACGACTTTTGTCTTGCGTTTCAACCACGAACAAAATGGATAA
- a CDS encoding Hsp20/alpha crystallin family protein, whose protein sequence is MNSLVKSFRPVNAFPSFFDGFLNELDQAAAQHFTQQLPAVNVSQDEDGFKLELAAPGLKKEDFNIKVDGQTLSVSAEKKTEETEQKEKYTRKEFSYTNFSRSFRLPKSVDLDKIEASHENGILFLSLPKKEEAKPREPKLITVA, encoded by the coding sequence ATGAACAGCTTAGTAAAATCATTTAGACCTGTAAACGCATTTCCTTCATTCTTCGACGGTTTCTTGAACGAGTTGGATCAGGCCGCCGCCCAACATTTTACTCAACAACTTCCCGCCGTGAATGTATCGCAAGATGAAGACGGCTTTAAATTGGAATTGGCCGCTCCTGGCTTGAAAAAAGAAGATTTCAATATCAAGGTAGACGGACAGACTTTGAGCGTGTCTGCGGAAAAGAAAACAGAAGAAACAGAGCAGAAGGAAAAGTATACTCGCAAGGAATTCAGCTACACCAATTTTTCGAGAAGTTTCAGGTTGCCTAAGAGTGTAGATTTGGACAAAATTGAGGCTTCGCACGAAAACGGCATCTTGTTCTTGTCCTTGCCCAAGAAAGAAGAAGCAAAGCCAAGAGAGCCTAAATTGATTACTGTGGCCTAG
- the mreC gene encoding rod shape-determining protein MreC, translating into MSQLFRLLNRAKYFFLFVFLELICFYLISKSNVKWDVTMFNSSNAVSANVMSTTAGIKDYLHLRTENKSLVAENNQLRNELIRLVELENVRPDAFYKVDSVYADRFQFTVSKVINSTTSRVKNYITLDKGILDGIEPGMGVIGPRGVVGQVKACSDHFSVAYSILHEDFKVSVELVNNRLREMEQTALGLCSWDGRSRNFVKLNTIDRFKPTVKGDSVVTSAQNLVFPQGVLVGRVYSVTTPSNGAFHDIDVQLATDFGSLTYVYIVKNRLLEEQLSLEEGVLRDE; encoded by the coding sequence ATGTCTCAATTGTTTAGGCTGCTTAATCGGGCCAAGTATTTCTTTTTATTCGTTTTTCTGGAGTTGATCTGCTTTTATTTGATCAGTAAAAGCAATGTGAAATGGGATGTGACCATGTTCAACTCATCGAATGCCGTATCGGCAAATGTGATGAGTACAACGGCTGGCATCAAGGATTATCTACATCTACGTACGGAAAACAAAAGCTTGGTGGCCGAAAACAATCAGCTGCGAAATGAGCTTATTCGTCTTGTGGAGCTGGAGAACGTGAGGCCAGATGCTTTCTACAAAGTGGATTCAGTATATGCCGATAGGTTTCAGTTCACTGTCTCTAAAGTGATAAACAGCACCACAAGTAGGGTAAAGAATTACATTACACTGGATAAGGGCATTTTGGATGGCATCGAACCGGGCATGGGGGTCATTGGGCCAAGAGGTGTTGTTGGGCAAGTAAAAGCCTGTAGCGATCATTTCTCAGTGGCATATTCCATTTTGCATGAGGATTTCAAAGTGTCGGTTGAGCTGGTAAACAACAGGCTGCGTGAAATGGAGCAAACCGCCTTGGGTTTGTGTAGTTGGGATGGCCGGTCCAGAAACTTTGTGAAATTGAATACCATTGACCGTTTTAAGCCGACTGTCAAAGGGGATAGTGTGGTCACTTCTGCTCAGAACTTGGTTTTCCCGCAAGGTGTTTTGGTTGGCCGTGTGTATTCGGTGACTACGCCGAGCAACGGGGCATTCCATGATATTGATGTGCAATTGGCCACTGATTTTGGCAGTTTGACATACGTGTATATTGTGAAAAATAGATTGTTGGAAGAGCAGTTGAGCTTAGAGGAGGGAGTTTTGCGAGATGAGTAG